From one Lycium barbarum isolate Lr01 chromosome 6, ASM1917538v2, whole genome shotgun sequence genomic stretch:
- the LOC132599517 gene encoding putative calcium-binding protein CML19: MFNLRRKKEENKIMITTTPPTATTTDHRLSISSSCSNNGELERIFTYFDEDGDGKVSPAELRRCMKAVGGELSVEEAEMAVRLSDSDGDGLLGLEDFTKLMEEERNKESELIGAFEMYEMEGSGGYITPKSLKRMLSRLGESTSIDKCKAMIRRFDINGDGVLSFDEFKTMMTT, translated from the coding sequence ATGTTCAATCtcagaagaaagaaagaagagaataagataatgataacaacaacaccaccaacagcTACTACTACTGATCATCGTCTTTCGATCAGTAGTAGTTGTAGTAATAATGGCGAGTTAGAAAGGATATTTACGTACTTTGACGAGGATGGAGATGGAAAGGTGTCACCAGCGGAGCTAAGGAGGTGCATGAAGGCGGTAGGAGGCGAGCTGTCAGTGGAGGAGGCTGAGATGGCGGTGAGGCTGTCGGATTCTGACGGGGATGGGTTGTTAGGATTGGAGGATTTTACAAAGCTAATGGAAGAAGAGAGGAATAAGGAGAGTGAATTGATTGGAGCATTtgaaatgtatgaaatggaaggaaGTGGAGGCTACATTACTCCTAAGAGTTTGAAGAGGATGTTGAGTCGACTTGGTGAGTCAACTTCCATTGATAAATGCAAAGCTATGATTAGGAGATTTGATATCAatggagatggagttcttagcTTTGATGAGTTCAAAACTATGATGACAACTTAG